One window from the genome of uncultured Tateyamaria sp. encodes:
- a CDS encoding crotonase/enoyl-CoA hydratase family protein: MTGTLSISTDARGVATLRLDRADKHNAMNAQMIADLHDAAQALGADDSVRVVVLAAAGKTFCAGGDLGWMRDHMQSDADTRAREAGKLAHMLHALNTMPKPLIGAVHGNAFGGGVGMASVCDVAIGADHIRMGLTETRLGIIPATIGPYVVARMGEGRARRVFMSSRLFDAAEAVDLGLLTRIVPVDDLAQAIEAEVAPYLNCAPGAVAAAKALARSFGPRIDEATIASSVAALKSRWESAEAAEGIDAFFAKRKAAWMPD; encoded by the coding sequence GTGACCGGTACGCTTTCGATCTCGACCGATGCTCGCGGCGTCGCAACCCTGCGCCTTGACCGCGCGGACAAGCATAACGCGATGAACGCACAGATGATCGCGGACCTGCACGATGCAGCCCAAGCGCTGGGCGCGGATGACAGCGTGCGTGTGGTCGTGCTGGCCGCGGCGGGCAAGACATTCTGCGCGGGCGGTGATCTGGGCTGGATGCGCGACCATATGCAGTCGGATGCGGACACCCGCGCGCGCGAGGCGGGCAAGCTGGCGCATATGCTGCATGCGCTCAACACGATGCCCAAACCGCTGATCGGGGCGGTGCATGGCAATGCCTTTGGCGGCGGCGTGGGCATGGCGTCGGTCTGCGACGTGGCCATCGGGGCCGATCACATCCGCATGGGCCTTACCGAAACACGGCTGGGGATCATCCCGGCCACCATCGGGCCTTATGTCGTGGCGCGCATGGGCGAGGGGCGGGCGCGGCGCGTCTTCATGTCCTCGCGCCTGTTTGACGCCGCCGAAGCGGTGGACCTGGGCCTTCTGACGCGGATCGTTCCGGTGGACGATCTGGCACAGGCGATCGAGGCCGAGGTCGCGCCCTACCTCAACTGCGCCCCCGGTGCGGTGGCCGCGGCCAAGGCACTGGCGCGCAGCTTTGGACCGCGCATTGACGAGGCCACCATTGCGTCATCCGTGGCGGCCCTGAAATCCCGCTGGGAAAGCGCCGAGGCCGCCGAAGGCATCGACGCCTTCTTTGCCAAGCGCAAGGCGGCCTGGATGCCGGACTAG
- a CDS encoding hydroxymethylglutaryl-CoA lyase, with amino-acid sequence MDRVEIYEVGPRDGLQNEAREIPVAEKVALVDVLSRAGFQRIECASFVSPKWVPQMAGSAEVLAGITRARGVRYAALTPNMRGFDDARAAGADEVAVFGSASEGFSRANINAGIDEALDRFAPVIDAARAIDLPVRGYVSCVVDCPYDGAVAPDAVARVADRLFAMGCYEVSLGDTIGRGTPDAVARMLLAVRDVVPVGRLAGHFHDTDGRALDNIDAALALGVRVFDAAVGGLGGCPYAPGAAGNVATEAVAAHLARLGYDTGLDLDIIAQAADMARAMRSADKDG; translated from the coding sequence ATGGACAGGGTCGAAATCTACGAAGTGGGGCCACGCGACGGCCTGCAGAACGAAGCGCGCGAGATCCCGGTTGCCGAGAAGGTGGCCCTGGTCGACGTGCTCAGCCGTGCAGGGTTCCAACGCATCGAATGCGCGAGCTTTGTCAGCCCGAAATGGGTGCCGCAAATGGCCGGCAGTGCCGAGGTGCTGGCGGGCATCACCCGCGCGCGGGGCGTGCGGTATGCCGCGCTGACCCCGAACATGCGCGGCTTTGACGATGCGCGCGCCGCCGGCGCGGACGAAGTTGCGGTGTTCGGCTCTGCCAGCGAAGGGTTCTCGCGCGCCAACATCAACGCCGGCATCGACGAGGCGCTGGACAGGTTTGCCCCGGTCATCGATGCGGCCCGTGCCATCGACCTGCCGGTGCGTGGCTACGTGTCCTGCGTTGTGGACTGTCCCTATGACGGGGCGGTCGCGCCGGATGCGGTCGCACGGGTGGCAGACCGGCTGTTTGCCATGGGCTGTTACGAGGTCAGCCTGGGCGACACGATCGGGCGGGGCACACCCGACGCGGTGGCCCGGATGCTGCTGGCGGTGCGCGACGTTGTGCCCGTGGGCCGACTGGCCGGGCATTTTCACGACACGGACGGGCGGGCGCTGGACAATATCGATGCCGCACTGGCGCTGGGCGTTCGGGTCTTTGACGCGGCGGTCGGGGGGCTTGGCGGGTGCCCCTATGCGCCGGGGGCCGCTGGCAATGTCGCAACCGAGGCCGTGGCCGCGCATCTGGCCCGCCTGGGCTATGACACCGGCCTCGACCTCGACATCATCGCCCAGGCCGCGGACATGGCCCGCGCCATGCGCAGCGCAGACAAGGACGGCTGA
- a CDS encoding glutathione S-transferase family protein, producing MITLHHCPQTRSMRTLWLLHELDVPFHVQVHPFDKSLRAPEFLSLSPAGRVPALEIEGERMFETGAITQYLCERFSPDRMGRSVASPDRMAWLVWVHFAETVSQHAAALTQQHVVLYDDAMRSPTIMKLEAARLGKCYDAIEARLSTPVENRDYLLTSGFSAADISVGQAIYMARHFRGLDQHPELAQWYTRITERPAFQASLPAPEARLYDQDFYAAWEE from the coding sequence ATGATCACCCTGCATCACTGTCCCCAGACCCGGTCCATGCGTACGCTCTGGCTGTTGCATGAGCTGGATGTTCCCTTTCACGTACAGGTCCATCCGTTCGACAAGTCCCTGCGCGCGCCCGAATTTCTGAGCCTGAGCCCGGCAGGCCGCGTGCCCGCGCTGGAAATCGAGGGCGAGCGCATGTTCGAGACAGGCGCCATCACCCAATACCTGTGCGAACGGTTCAGTCCGGACCGCATGGGCCGCAGTGTGGCCAGCCCGGACCGGATGGCGTGGCTGGTCTGGGTGCATTTTGCCGAAACGGTCAGCCAGCATGCGGCGGCCCTGACGCAGCAGCATGTCGTGCTTTACGATGATGCGATGCGCAGCCCGACCATCATGAAGCTGGAAGCGGCACGGCTGGGCAAATGCTATGACGCGATCGAGGCGCGGTTGTCGACACCGGTGGAAAACCGGGATTACCTGCTCACCTCCGGGTTTTCGGCGGCGGACATCTCGGTCGGGCAGGCGATTTACATGGCGCGGCACTTTCGCGGGTTGGACCAGCATCCGGAACTGGCGCAATGGTACACGCGGATCACCGAACGGCCCGCTTTTCAGGCCAGCTTGCCCGCGCCCGAGGCGCGACTGTACGATCAGGATTTTTATGCGGCGTGGGAGGAATAG
- a CDS encoding glutathione S-transferase family protein produces MDIGLTGYRYSVYTRTARMALDLAGLSYDYREANPFDHADTLVQAHPMRRVPVLHLGDTTLYETAALLTWCDAHRGWQAPPLVQARAVQVGGIADAYAYWPLVRHVFSHGWFRPAFGADAQAGLVVQGLRDAAPVLDMLETIAAEGLVLTPGTLTRADCHLAPMIDTFQMVPEAADMLAARPNLSAWFAALSETRIFRTTRPHWDALTTKEAP; encoded by the coding sequence ATGGACATTGGCCTGACCGGATATCGCTACAGCGTTTACACGCGGACCGCCCGCATGGCGCTGGACTTGGCCGGTCTGAGCTATGACTACCGCGAGGCGAACCCGTTCGATCACGCGGACACACTGGTACAGGCACACCCGATGCGCCGCGTGCCAGTCCTGCACCTGGGCGACACGACGCTATACGAAACCGCCGCCCTTCTGACGTGGTGCGATGCGCACCGGGGCTGGCAGGCCCCGCCGTTGGTGCAGGCCCGTGCGGTACAGGTCGGGGGTATCGCGGATGCCTATGCGTATTGGCCCCTCGTGCGCCATGTCTTTTCCCACGGCTGGTTTCGCCCGGCCTTTGGTGCAGATGCACAGGCCGGTCTGGTGGTGCAGGGGTTGCGTGATGCGGCGCCGGTTCTGGACATGCTCGAAACCATCGCAGCCGAAGGGCTGGTCCTGACCCCCGGCACGTTGACCCGCGCGGATTGCCATCTTGCCCCGATGATCGACACCTTTCAGATGGTGCCGGAAGCGGCAGACATGCTTGCCGCGCGGCCAAACCTGTCTGCATGGTTTGCGGCCCTGTCCGAAACACGCATATTCCGCACCACGCGCCCGCATTGGGACGCATTGACCACGAAAGAGGCCCCATGA
- a CDS encoding acetyl/propionyl/methylcrotonyl-CoA carboxylase subunit alpha, translated as MFDTLLIANRGEIACRVMDTARAMGVRCVAVYSDADAAAKHVQMADIAVHIGGAAPADSYLRGDVIIQAALDTGAKAIHPGYGFLSENPDFVDAVAAAGLTFVGPSADAIRAMGLKDAAKALMVEAGVPVVPGYHGADQDDALLAAEADKMGYPVLIKAVAGGGGKGMRLVQTPGAFADALASARSEAKTAFGNADVLVEKFVTQPRHIEVQVFGDGTRAVHLFERDCSLQRRHQKVIEEAPAPGMTAEIRAAMGDAAVRAAEAIGYKGAGTVEFIVDGSGPLRPDGFFFMEMNTRLQVEHPVTEAITGVDLVAWQLRVAAGEPLPAAQEDLTITGHAFEARLYAEDVPAGFLPATGTLTHLRFSDSARADSGVRAGDQISPHYDPMIAKVIVHGPTRAVALSRLARALDDTHVGGTVTNLAFLGALARHAGFAAGDVDTGLIARDIDKLTAPPEVAPRHAVAAAMAVSGLADAGDDAGFSLWAPLRRAVALRRDGDDVPCWVEVRGPDHQRWRVADDQVMATRRQGQWFIGDAPAPDVHVADGVATVFDAYGIPFQVADPLDVAASAAGDGNLVEAPMPGLVKAVFATAGAQVAEGDRLAILEAMKMEHVLLAARDGVVAEVLAGEGDQVVAGAALVRLEDVKTT; from the coding sequence ATGTTTGACACACTCCTGATCGCCAACCGGGGCGAAATTGCCTGCCGGGTCATGGACACCGCCCGGGCCATGGGCGTGCGTTGCGTCGCCGTCTACTCGGACGCGGATGCCGCCGCCAAACATGTGCAGATGGCGGACATTGCCGTCCATATCGGCGGCGCGGCCCCTGCGGACAGCTATCTGCGCGGCGATGTCATCATCCAGGCCGCCCTGGACACGGGCGCAAAGGCCATCCACCCGGGCTATGGCTTTCTGTCCGAGAATCCGGATTTCGTGGACGCGGTGGCGGCCGCTGGCCTGACCTTTGTCGGCCCGTCGGCAGATGCGATCCGGGCCATGGGCCTCAAGGACGCGGCCAAGGCGTTGATGGTCGAGGCGGGTGTGCCCGTTGTCCCAGGGTATCACGGCGCGGATCAGGACGATGCGCTGCTGGCGGCCGAAGCGGACAAGATGGGCTACCCGGTCCTGATCAAGGCGGTTGCGGGGGGCGGGGGCAAGGGCATGCGGCTGGTCCAAACACCTGGCGCATTTGCAGACGCATTGGCCAGTGCCCGCAGCGAAGCGAAAACCGCCTTTGGCAATGCGGACGTGCTGGTCGAGAAATTCGTGACCCAGCCCCGGCATATCGAGGTGCAGGTTTTTGGTGATGGCACACGCGCCGTGCATCTCTTTGAACGCGACTGCTCGCTGCAACGCCGCCACCAAAAGGTGATCGAGGAAGCCCCGGCACCCGGCATGACCGCAGAGATCCGCGCGGCCATGGGCGACGCCGCCGTTCGTGCGGCAGAGGCCATTGGCTACAAGGGCGCGGGCACGGTCGAGTTTATCGTGGACGGCTCTGGCCCGCTGCGCCCCGATGGCTTCTTCTTCATGGAGATGAACACGCGCCTGCAGGTCGAACACCCGGTGACCGAAGCCATCACCGGCGTCGATCTGGTGGCGTGGCAACTGCGCGTGGCGGCGGGTGAACCGTTGCCCGCAGCGCAAGAGGATCTGACCATCACCGGGCACGCGTTCGAGGCGCGGCTTTATGCCGAGGACGTGCCCGCCGGTTTCCTGCCCGCCACCGGTACGCTGACCCACCTGCGCTTTTCCGACAGCGCCCGTGCCGACAGCGGCGTGCGGGCCGGGGACCAGATCAGCCCCCATTACGATCCGATGATTGCCAAGGTCATTGTGCACGGCCCGACGCGCGCCGTTGCCTTGTCGCGACTGGCCCGTGCGCTGGATGACACGCACGTCGGCGGGACCGTCACGAACCTTGCCTTCCTCGGGGCCTTGGCCCGCCATGCCGGATTTGCCGCCGGGGACGTGGATACGGGCCTGATTGCACGGGACATCGACAAGTTGACCGCACCACCCGAGGTCGCGCCACGCCATGCCGTGGCGGCTGCGATGGCGGTGTCGGGTCTGGCAGATGCAGGGGATGATGCGGGGTTTTCCCTGTGGGCCCCGTTGCGCCGCGCCGTGGCTTTGCGCCGTGACGGCGATGATGTGCCTTGCTGGGTCGAGGTTCGGGGCCCCGACCATCAGCGCTGGCGGGTGGCCGATGACCAGGTGATGGCGACCCGCCGTCAGGGGCAGTGGTTTATCGGGGACGCGCCCGCACCGGACGTGCATGTGGCGGATGGTGTTGCGACCGTGTTTGACGCCTATGGCATTCCATTTCAGGTGGCCGATCCGCTGGATGTGGCCGCCAGCGCCGCCGGCGATGGCAACCTGGTCGAGGCGCCGATGCCCGGCCTGGTCAAGGCGGTATTTGCCACAGCCGGTGCGCAGGTCGCCGAAGGAGACCGCCTTGCCATCCTTGAGGCCATGAAGATGGAGCATGTCCTGCTGGCCGCACGCGACGGCGTCGTGGCCGAAGTGCTTGCAGGCGAAGGCGATCAGGTGGTCGCCGGGGCCGCGCTGGTGCGGCTGGAGGATGTGAAGACCACGTGA
- a CDS encoding carboxyl transferase domain-containing protein, protein MKLTTQALPSSETFKSNRAAHLEALAVVQRAADQAAAGGGARSRDRHVSRGKMLPRERVANLLDPGSPFLEVGATAAHGLYDGAAPCAGVIAGIGRIMGHEVMVVCNDATVKGGTYYPMTVKKHLRAQEIAEQNHLPCIYLVDSGGANLPNQDEVFPDRDHFGRIFFNQAQMSAKGIPQIAVVMGSCTAGGAYVPAMSDVTIIVKEQGTIFLAGPPLVKAATGEVVSAEDLGGGDVHTRLSGVADYLAEDDAHALALARRSVGNLNLCKPTTVTLQNPEDPAYDPEEILGVVPADLRTPYDINEVIARIVDGSRFDPFKARFGETLVCGFAHIKGVPVGIIANNGVLFSEAAQKGAHFVELCSQRKIPLVFLQNITGFMVGRKYENEGIARHGAKMVTAVATTSVPKVTMLVGGSFGAGNYGMAGRAYSPRFLWSWPNSRISVMGGAQAAGVLATVKRDGIERGGGTWSADEEAAFKQPTIDMFEEQSHPLYASARLWDDGVIDPRKARDVLHLSLSAALNAPIEETRFGVFRM, encoded by the coding sequence ATGAAACTGACCACCCAAGCCCTCCCGTCATCCGAAACCTTCAAATCCAACCGTGCCGCGCATCTTGAGGCGCTGGCCGTTGTGCAAAGAGCAGCAGATCAGGCTGCGGCAGGCGGTGGGGCAAGGTCCCGTGACAGGCATGTCAGCCGGGGCAAGATGCTGCCGCGCGAACGGGTTGCAAACCTGTTGGATCCCGGATCACCCTTTCTGGAAGTGGGCGCAACGGCGGCCCATGGCCTTTATGACGGCGCGGCGCCCTGTGCCGGCGTGATTGCGGGCATTGGCCGCATCATGGGGCACGAGGTGATGGTCGTCTGCAATGACGCCACCGTAAAGGGCGGCACCTACTACCCGATGACGGTCAAAAAGCACCTGCGCGCACAAGAGATCGCCGAGCAGAACCATCTGCCCTGCATCTACCTGGTCGACAGCGGCGGTGCGAACCTGCCCAACCAGGACGAAGTGTTCCCCGACCGCGACCATTTCGGCCGCATCTTCTTCAACCAGGCGCAGATGAGCGCCAAGGGCATTCCGCAGATCGCCGTCGTTATGGGCTCGTGTACGGCCGGTGGGGCCTATGTGCCTGCCATGTCCGACGTGACGATTATCGTGAAGGAACAAGGCACGATCTTCCTGGCCGGTCCGCCGCTGGTCAAGGCGGCCACGGGCGAGGTGGTGAGCGCCGAAGATCTGGGGGGCGGCGACGTGCACACGCGCCTGTCCGGTGTGGCCGACTATCTAGCCGAAGATGACGCCCACGCGCTGGCCCTGGCCCGCAGAAGTGTCGGAAACCTGAACCTTTGCAAACCGACGACAGTCACTTTGCAAAATCCGGAAGACCCCGCATACGATCCCGAAGAGATCCTGGGCGTCGTGCCTGCCGACCTGCGCACGCCCTACGACATCAACGAGGTGATCGCCCGCATTGTCGACGGCTCGCGCTTCGATCCGTTCAAGGCGCGCTTTGGCGAAACACTGGTCTGCGGCTTTGCCCATATCAAGGGCGTGCCCGTCGGCATTATCGCCAACAACGGCGTGCTGTTTTCCGAGGCCGCGCAGAAAGGCGCGCATTTCGTGGAACTGTGCAGCCAACGGAAAATTCCGCTGGTCTTCCTGCAAAACATCACCGGCTTCATGGTCGGCCGGAAATACGAAAACGAAGGCATCGCGCGGCACGGCGCCAAGATGGTGACGGCGGTGGCCACAACCTCCGTCCCCAAGGTGACGATGCTGGTCGGCGGCTCCTTCGGGGCGGGCAATTACGGCATGGCAGGGCGTGCCTATTCCCCGCGGTTCCTGTGGTCCTGGCCCAATTCCCGCATTTCCGTCATGGGCGGCGCGCAGGCGGCGGGTGTCCTTGCAACCGTCAAGCGCGACGGGATCGAACGGGGCGGGGGTACATGGTCGGCGGATGAGGAAGCTGCCTTCAAACAGCCCACCATCGACATGTTCGAGGAACAATCCCACCCGCTTTATGCCAGTGCGCGCCTGTGGGATGATGGCGTAATCGACCCCCGCAAGGCCCGGGATGTGTTGCACCTCAGCCTGTCCGCCGCCCTGAACGCCCCGATTGAAGAGACACGCTTTGGCGTGTTCCGGATGTGA
- a CDS encoding AMP-binding protein yields the protein MNMALQCLAHPPDQVAIIDLTGQTRTDVTYAMLAEQADGLARALLRTVQPGDRIGVLLSQSPWCAAAHLALWKIGAISVPLFKLFKSDALASRIGDAGLTVVLTDTAGAALVGDLAACWMVDQVGQTGDPVPVFDASAQTPAVLIYTSGTTGPPKGALHGHAVLDGHLPGVTLSHDDLGQAGDCLWTPADWAWIGGLFDVLMPGLALGVPVVAARMAKFTPEDCMRIISEGSVKNVFFPPTALRLLKSEGARLDGLRSVASGGEPLGAEMLACSRDALGVTINEFYGQTECNMVVTSCATRYPTKPGCMGRAVPGFDVAVIDDTGNVTEDEGDIAVRRGAPSMMLEYWGRPDATAEKFRGDWMLTGDRGQQDGQDLRFVGRDDDVITSAGYRIGPAEIEDCLLTHPDVATVGVVGKPDPLRTEIVKAYVVRKPGASTDAATLQRWVKDRLASYSYPREIAFLDALPMTVTGKVIRKELKARAAAELDAEAVT from the coding sequence ATGAACATGGCCCTGCAGTGCCTCGCGCATCCGCCGGATCAGGTGGCGATCATTGATCTGACGGGCCAGACGCGCACAGATGTCACCTATGCCATGCTGGCCGAACAGGCCGATGGGCTCGCGCGCGCTCTTCTGCGCACGGTGCAGCCCGGCGATCGCATCGGCGTGTTGCTGTCGCAATCGCCCTGGTGCGCGGCGGCGCATCTCGCGCTTTGGAAAATTGGCGCAATTTCAGTGCCTTTGTTCAAGCTCTTCAAGTCGGATGCGCTGGCGTCCCGCATCGGGGATGCCGGGCTGACCGTCGTGCTGACGGACACGGCGGGCGCGGCGCTTGTGGGCGATCTGGCCGCGTGTTGGATGGTGGATCAGGTTGGGCAAACCGGCGATCCGGTGCCTGTGTTTGACGCATCCGCGCAGACGCCCGCCGTGCTGATCTACACCTCGGGCACAACCGGCCCCCCCAAGGGGGCCCTGCATGGCCACGCCGTTCTGGATGGGCACCTGCCGGGTGTCACGCTCAGCCATGATGATTTGGGGCAAGCGGGGGATTGCCTGTGGACCCCGGCCGACTGGGCCTGGATCGGTGGGCTTTTTGATGTGCTGATGCCGGGGCTTGCCCTGGGTGTGCCGGTGGTGGCGGCGCGGATGGCCAAGTTCACCCCCGAAGACTGCATGAGGATCATCTCGGAAGGATCTGTTAAAAATGTTTTTTTTCCACCAACCGCGCTGCGGTTGTTGAAGTCGGAAGGCGCCCGCCTAGACGGTTTGCGATCCGTGGCAAGCGGGGGTGAACCGCTGGGCGCGGAAATGCTGGCCTGCAGCCGTGATGCGCTGGGGGTGACGATCAATGAATTCTACGGCCAGACCGAGTGCAATATGGTGGTGACGTCGTGTGCGACCCGTTACCCCACGAAACCGGGCTGCATGGGACGGGCCGTGCCCGGGTTCGATGTCGCCGTGATCGACGATACAGGCAACGTAACAGAGGACGAGGGCGATATAGCGGTCAGGCGCGGCGCACCGTCCATGATGCTGGAATATTGGGGCCGTCCCGATGCCACGGCAGAAAAGTTTCGGGGCGATTGGATGCTGACCGGGGATCGAGGCCAGCAAGACGGACAGGACCTCCGTTTCGTTGGACGCGATGACGATGTGATCACATCGGCGGGCTACCGGATCGGACCAGCCGAGATCGAGGATTGCCTGCTGACCCACCCGGATGTGGCGACGGTGGGGGTGGTGGGTAAACCGGACCCGCTGCGCACCGAGATCGTCAAAGCGTATGTGGTGCGCAAGCCGGGCGCGTCGACGGATGCAGCCACCTTGCAGCGCTGGGTCAAAGATCGTCTTGCAAGCTATTCATATCCAAGAGAGATTGCATTTCTGGATGCCCTGCCCATGACCGTCACAGGCAAGGTGATCCGCAAGGAATTGAAGGCGCGCGCCGCAGCAGAATTAGATGCCGAGGCAGTGACATGA
- a CDS encoding isovaleryl-CoA dehydrogenase — protein sequence MFHASMKFDLGDEIGALRDMVHRWAQDRVKPMAAQIDSDNSFPPALWPEMGALGLLGITVNEEDGGAGMGYLAHTVAIEEIARASASVSLSYGAHSNLCVNQIKLNGTPDQRAKYLPGLISGAHVGALAMSEAGAGSDVVSMKLHAEKRNDRFILNGTKYWITNGPDADTLVVYAKTDPEAGAKGMTAFLIEKEMTGFSTSPHFDKLGMRGSNTAELVFDNVEVPFENILGEEGRGVAVLMSGLDYERVVLAGIGLGIMAACLDEVMPYVTERKQFGQPIGNFQLMQGKIADMYAAMNSARAYVYEVARACDRGEVTRQDAAACCLYASEEAMKQAHQAVQAMGGAGFLNDAPVARIFRDAKLMEIGAGTSEIRRMLVGRELVSAMM from the coding sequence ATGTTCCACGCATCCATGAAATTTGATCTGGGCGACGAGATTGGCGCGCTGCGCGACATGGTGCATCGCTGGGCGCAGGACCGCGTCAAACCGATGGCGGCCCAGATCGACAGCGACAACAGCTTCCCACCCGCGCTGTGGCCCGAGATGGGCGCGCTTGGTCTGCTTGGAATCACCGTGAACGAAGAAGATGGCGGGGCTGGCATGGGCTACCTTGCGCACACAGTCGCCATCGAAGAGATCGCGCGCGCCAGCGCGTCCGTCTCGCTCAGCTATGGTGCGCATTCGAACCTGTGCGTGAACCAGATCAAGCTGAACGGCACCCCGGATCAGCGGGCCAAGTACCTGCCGGGTCTGATCAGCGGCGCCCATGTCGGCGCGCTGGCCATGTCCGAGGCCGGGGCCGGGTCCGACGTCGTGTCGATGAAGCTGCACGCGGAAAAGCGCAATGACCGGTTCATCCTGAACGGCACGAAATACTGGATCACAAACGGGCCCGACGCAGACACGCTTGTGGTCTATGCCAAGACGGACCCCGAGGCAGGTGCCAAGGGGATGACTGCCTTTCTGATCGAAAAGGAAATGACGGGCTTTTCCACATCCCCCCATTTCGACAAGCTGGGCATGCGCGGATCGAACACGGCCGAGCTGGTATTTGACAATGTCGAAGTGCCGTTTGAAAATATCCTGGGCGAAGAGGGGCGCGGTGTGGCGGTGCTGATGTCCGGCCTTGATTACGAACGGGTGGTGCTGGCGGGCATCGGCCTTGGCATCATGGCGGCCTGTCTGGATGAGGTCATGCCCTACGTCACCGAACGCAAGCAGTTCGGCCAGCCCATCGGGAATTTTCAACTGATGCAGGGCAAGATCGCCGATATGTATGCCGCGATGAATTCTGCCCGCGCCTATGTCTACGAAGTGGCCAGGGCCTGTGACCGGGGCGAAGTGACACGTCAGGATGCGGCGGCCTGCTGTCTTTATGCGTCGGAAGAGGCGATGAAACAGGCGCATCAGGCCGTACAGGCCATGGGCGGTGCCGGGTTCCTGAATGACGCACCTGTTGCCCGCATTTTCCGCGATGCCAAGCTGATGGAGATCGGGGCAGGTACGTCCGAAATCCGGCGCATGCTGGTCGGGCGCGAACTGGTCTCGGCCATGATGTGA
- a CDS encoding EF-hand domain-containing protein, which produces MRSEKKSETLEIRVSHSEKTAFAARAAARGESMSAALRRLIAEDAVPQLLSKEVPMWRKTLIAGVPAAITAAVLVAASLAGAEADTKTDFKGLFRAKDADRNGVIDRDELIVDMAQRIAKADVPAVCKGTEWEIRWQATPQMLADGHMEFYDGNDDGVATLNEFVAAHDRKRAKEFVEADTDGDGFVTEDELAAAYRIDEAKIHAECRAAIGMQSAARAPEIVAFLDADGDGVVSLREFMNH; this is translated from the coding sequence ATGCGCTCTGAAAAGAAATCTGAAACGCTCGAAATTCGGGTCAGCCATTCGGAAAAGACGGCGTTTGCCGCGCGGGCAGCAGCGCGCGGAGAATCAATGAGCGCCGCCCTGCGCCGGTTGATTGCGGAAGATGCCGTGCCTCAACTCTTGTCGAAAGAGGTTCCCATGTGGCGAAAAACCCTGATTGCCGGCGTTCCGGCTGCCATCACCGCTGCTGTTCTTGTCGCAGCATCCCTCGCGGGCGCCGAGGCCGATACAAAAACCGACTTCAAAGGCCTGTTCCGGGCCAAGGACGCGGACAGAAATGGCGTGATCGACCGCGATGAACTGATTGTCGACATGGCGCAACGTATTGCCAAGGCCGATGTGCCGGCGGTCTGCAAAGGCACGGAATGGGAAATCAGGTGGCAGGCCACGCCGCAGATGCTGGCGGATGGTCACATGGAATTCTATGACGGCAATGATGATGGTGTCGCGACACTTAATGAATTTGTTGCCGCCCATGATCGCAAACGCGCCAAGGAGTTCGTCGAAGCCGATACGGACGGCGACGGGTTTGTCACCGAGGACGAGCTGGCCGCCGCCTACAGGATCGACGAAGCAAAGATTCACGCCGAATGCCGCGCCGCGATCGGCATGCAAAGTGCGGCGCGCGCGCCCGAGATTGTCGCGTTCCTGGATGCAGATGGCGACGGGGTGGTCAGCCTGCGGGAATTCATGAACCACTGA